One segment of Primulina tabacum isolate GXHZ01 chromosome 6, ASM2559414v2, whole genome shotgun sequence DNA contains the following:
- the LOC142550035 gene encoding uncharacterized protein LOC142550035, translated as MLESTGRNIPHGLKMRALNYVLVEGDLYIKGLDGLLLRCIGFPEALEIMKQVHEGVCGAHQSGVKMRWLIRRYGYYWPSILKYCIKYAKGCQPCQKHGNIQRIPADELHSVVKPWPFKGWAMELKGKIYPASSKGHSFILVATYFFTKWV; from the coding sequence ATGTTAGAATCAACAGGGAGAAATATTCCACATGGTTTAAAAATGAGAGCTCTTAATTACGTTTTAGTGGAGGGAGATTTGTACATAAAAGGTTTAGATGGTCTGCTCCTCAGATGCATAGGTTTCCCAGAGGCATTGGAGATCATGAAACAAGTTCACGAGGGAGTGTGTGGAGCTCATCAATCTGGAGTAAAGATGAGATGGTTAATAAGGAGGTATGGCTACTATTGGCCATCCATCCTAAAATATTGCATCAAATATGCTAAGGGATGCCAGCCATGTCAGAAACATGGGAACATCCAAAGAATTCCGGCGGATGAACTTCACAGCGTCGTCAAACCATGGCCATTCAAGGGATGGGCCATGGAATTAAAAGGGAAAATCTATCCCGCATCATCTAAAGGCCACTCGTTCATCCTTGTGGCCACATATTTTTTCACCAAATGGGTATAA
- the LOC142550036 gene encoding uncharacterized protein LOC142550036, whose amino-acid sequence MAQHKKFPRPPIRTQKRRLLRERAIARREESAKLRKEPTIDSPVIRDQVGSKSKFGRSATEDKFVDDDDDLLSEEDDQRGKTINFCVGEFHITVDCATGVVILPERFKMMEEEDGELMPKESMQKKEHANKLLEGSSRVFIKEDHPNKPKQVILEKPTSAMTKHIRPLYIKAHVNGKPVSKVLIDNGSAVNVLPVRMLRNLGKTKEDLIPTEVSVAAFIGETTKTIGVFPADVTVGSMSSLCAFLVVNSSANFQASLGRDWIHANQCIPSSIHQLLLFWKGDDVEVVEADGQPFQTTAGAVEARYYNGDFGPIKIRSNSKKENPLYMQTPTPSLVLERILKPTVIVPPRPINQPLIEEVVNKLEVEEPWDTYGTEIVQEEEYEEDELQFDELLMTPSQIEDGQHEVQDPLEEINLGELENPKVVYVSKLLEELLKQDLISTLKEYKDCFAWSYDDMPGLDRKLVEHRIPLKEGFKPFHQPSRRMSKEVELKVKEEVEKLLKDKFIKQIRYTKWLSNIVPVMKKNDKVRICIEFRDLNCATPKDVYVMPIPDMLIDFMARHELLSFMDGFSRYNQIKIVETDTYKTAFRCPGAVGTFECLVIPFELKNAGATYQRAMNSIFHDMIEHHIKVYIDDIVVKSKQAADHIEQLRKSFQRMRQHELKLNPSKCAFCVKAGNLLGFLVHQRGVEVDKNKAKAIMEANLPRNKKELQRFLGQVNYLRSFISKLAGKTKEFSQLLKLKDSKEFEWEELHQKAFDVIKIYLSNPPVLMPPKYGMPLKLYISDAHESIGCLLVQNNHERNEQAIYYLSRFLTPVEVKYSVIEKLCLTLYYACTKLRHYLIQSRVFVVAITDLIKYMLNRPILSGRIGKWSLALAEFTLTYYPQKSVKGQAIADFLADHPSLDEFSGEQVGFPVCGVGVRPWELKFDGSSTETTAGAGIAEYEALVIGLEILKDLGAKELLISGDSHLILKQLSGEFKCTSLSLAPYYTATSQLLDDFEEVSLVHVPRQENWEADELAQVGLGLKMSPELTHRLVLIQKKNHPSIQQRGIQVDTLNLDINLAGDWRVLGNYPEAMPITMIIAPKKCGIK is encoded by the exons ATGGCCCAACACAAAAAGTTCCCTAGGCCACCGATTAGGACTCAGAAGAGACGGCTGTTGAGAGAAAGAGCTATTGCAAGGAGAGAAGAGTCAGCTAAATTGAGAAAGGAACCCACAATTGACAGTCCAGTAATCAGAGATCAGGTGGGGAGTAAGTCCAAGTTTGGAAGATCAGCTACTGAGGATAAGTTCGTAGACGATGATGATGATCTGTTAAGTGAGGAGGATGATCAAAGAGGAAAAACAATCAATTTTTGCGTGGGAGAGTTTCACATCACTGTGGATTGTGCCACAGGAGTGGTGATACTACCCGAGAGATTTAAAATGATGGAAGAAGAGGATGGGGAGTTGATGCCCAAGGAATCAATGCAAAAGAAAGAGCATGCAAATAAACTCCTTGAAGGGAGTTCAAGAGTGTTTATAAAGGAAGATCACCCAAATAAGCCTAAACAAGTGATACTTGAGAAACCTACATCGGCCATGACCAAGCACATAAGGCCGTTGTACATCAAAGCCCACGTGAATGGGAAGCCAGTGTCTAAGGTCTTGATTGACAATGGCTCAGCTGTGAATGTTCTTCCAGTAAGGATGTTAAGAAATCTGGGCAAAACTAAAGAAGATTTGATCCCTACTGAGGTTTCTGTTGCTGCGTTTATCGGGGAAACCACCAAGACCATTGGAGTATTCCCCGCTGATGTTACTGTAGGGAGCATGTCGTCTTTATGTGCATTTTTGGTGGTGAACTCCTCCGCCAACTTCCAAGCGTCGTTAGGCAGAGATTGGATCCATGCAAACCAGTGTATCCCATCCTCAATACACCAACTGTTGTTATTTTGGAAAGGGGATGATGTGGAGGTTGTAGAAGCGGATGGACAGCCATTCCAAACAACTGCAGGTGCAGTGGAGGCCAGATATTACAATGGGGATTTTGGGCCTATCAAAATTCGTAGCAATAGCAAGAAAGAAAATCCATTGTACATGCAAACACCAACTCCAAGCTTGGTGTTGGAAAGAATCCTCAAGCCTACTGTTATCGTGCCGCCTAGGCCGATAAATCAACCGTTGATTGAGGAG GTAGTCAACAAATTAGAAGTTGAGGAACCATGGGACACCTATGGAACTGAGATTGTCCAAGAAGAAGAATACGAAGAGGATGAACTCCAATTTGATGAATTGTTGATGACGCCATCTCAAATTGAAGATGGCCAACACGAAGTACAAGACCCGTTGGAAGAAATTAACTTGGGGGAGCTTGAGAATCCAAAAGTGGTATATGTGAGTAAGCTACTGGAAGAGCTGTTGAAACAAGATTTGATCAGTACGTTGAAGGAGTACAAAGACTGTTTTGCATGGAGTTATGATGACATGCCAGGGTTGGACCGGAAATTGGTCGAACACCGAATTCCACTCAAAGAAGGTTTCAAACCATTTCATCAGCCATCTCGTCGCATGTCAAAAGAAGTCgagttgaaagtgaaagaagAAGTTGAGAAATTGTTAAAGGACAAGTTTATAAAACAAATCAGATATACCAAATGGCTTTCGAATATTGTGCCAGTCATGAAAAAGAATGACAAGGTCAGAATATGCATCGAGTTCCGAGACTTGAACTGTGCAACTCCCAAAGATGTATATGTGATGCCAATACCTGATATGTTGATTGATTTCATGGCTAGGCATGAGTTGTTATCCTTCATGGATGGATTCTCACGTTACAATCAGATCAAAATAGTAGAAACTGACACTTACAAAACTGCATTCAGATGTCCAGGAGCTGTTGGTACGTTTGAATGTCTTGTTATACCATTCGAGCTAAAAAACGCAGGAGCCACGTATCAAAGGGCTATGAACTCAATCTTTCACGATATGATAGAACATCATATTAAAGTATATATAGACGATATTGTTGTGAAATCTAAACAAGCTGCTGATCACATTGAACAATTGAGGAAGAGTTTCCAAAGAATGAGGCAACATGAGTTGAAGTTAAATCCATCGAAATGTGCCTTTTGCGTGAAAGCAGGAAACCTTTTGGGATTTCTGGTGCATCAAAGGGGAGTCGAAGTGGATAAAAACAAAGCGAAGGCTATCATGGAGGCAAATCTGCCTAGGAACAAGAAGGAGTTACAACGTTTCCTTGGGCAAGTGAATTACTTGAGAAGTTTCATTTCTAAACTTGCAGGGAAGACGAAGGAATTTTCACAGTTGTTGAAGCTCAAAGACAGCAAGGAGTTCGAATGGGAAGAGTTGCATCAGAAAGCTTTTGATGTGATCAAGATATATTTATCTAACCCACCTGTTCTTATGCCTCCCAAGTATGGAATGCCCCTTAAATTATACATATCTGATGCTCATGAATCAATTGGATGTCTACTAGTTCAAAATAATCATGAAAGAAATGAACAAGCCATCTATTATTTGAGTAGATTCCTTACTCCAGTAGAGGTGAAATACTCTGTAATTGAGAAGCTGTGCTTAACACTGTATTATGCTTGTACTAAGTTAAGACATTATTTGATTCAATCAAGAGTGTTTGTGGTGGCTATAACCGATTTGATTAAATATATGCTCAATAGACCCATCCTCTCCGGGCGGATTGGTAAATGGTCTTTAGCATTGGCCGAGTTTACATTGACCTACTACCCCCAAAAATCAGTAAAAGGCCAAGCTATAGCCGATTTTTTAGCTGACCATCCTTCACTTGATGAGTTTAGTGGAGAGCAGGTTGGTTTTCCAGTTTGTGGAGTGGGAGTTCGACCGTGGGAGTTGAAGTTCGATGGATCAAGTACAGAAACAACAGCTGGAGCTGGTATT GCGGAATACGAAGCATTGGTTATTGGATTGGAAATTCTGAAAGATTTAGGGGCGAAAGAATTGTTAATATCAGGGGATTCTCATCTGATACTCAAACAGCTATCAGGGGAGTTCAAATGCACAAGTTTGTCCTTGGCTCCATACTATACTGCGACATCCCAACTTCTAGATGATTTTGAAGAAGTATCATTAGTACACGTCCCAAGACAAGAAAACTGGGAGGCAGACGAGTTGGCACAGGTTGGTTTGGGACTGAAGATGTCTCCAGAACTTACACACAGACTAGtgttgattcagaagaaaaatcACCCTTCAATTCAGCAAAGAGGGATTCAGGTAGACACGCTCAACTTGGATATAAACTTAGCTGGTGACTGGAGGGTGTTGGGAAATTACCCCGAAGCGATGCCGATCACGATGATAATAGCACCCAAaaaatgcggaataaaataa